The Lytechinus pictus isolate F3 Inbred chromosome 14, Lp3.0, whole genome shotgun sequence genomic sequence CCAAGTTATATTTTCATAGTCTAGAGTCAGACCACACAGGGGCGGCAGaaccgcgggggggggggggggggggtcaggggGCACCCCCAATTTCCCGAAGGGAAAAAATGCCctttatctaaaaataaaaagtaccctttttcagatcaaaTGTGCctttttcaaaaggaaatatCTTTTCTGAAGTATACACAATTTAGGTAGGAAACCAAAAACGTTTGGCTCACGATTCGCTCAATAAATTGTTTGAAAAGAAACccagtgcttagaatgtccagtttccaggtcggaatatcaacaattttcagctcgcgcttcgcgttagCATTTGAGAGATgcattcatgagtcactaaaaGAAGTAATTAACATGCAGATACCTTTTCAGATCAGTTCAAGGCCTTTTTCGTGATAATAAAAACTGctctgattttttattatttttgtgtctaatcagataggcctatacatgaaacgtcaaaaaaattgatatcacGCTTTGTGCAATATTGACGTAGGCCTTATGATTATGTTTGTAagaataattcaattcaattctttattccatttccattcaaaacatactacaaattaatataaagtaatacatatcaagtacaattttacagacgagcattcttacttcgtaaaacaaaaaacagtatTGAGcgtaaatggaaatgagggggtccactaaaaagcaaagcttgtaaagtgtagatcccccttggaaatgaagaaaataaagtcgacttattcatatatgcgtttatatacaggaaagaaaaaagagaaggaacaaaaaggtcgaaatcatattgatgtaaacataattactgaacaaatgcaatgctattcacacaaagaggtcttGGTTGTCCGGCTGGTTGTAAAGGATATGTTGTGCAAGACAGGAGaaagcagaaagagagagggaatgaCAAGACATATAGAAGACAAGACAAACTAAGAGACAGGACAGTACAAGAcaatataatgacataataagtaaaaaaaaattaaaaggaggaaaagtcagcttgatctggtgaaataacaaaagatgatataactggacaatataagatgaaaaaagacaaaacaataaaaataaaaaatgtaaggATGATAATCAGGATAATGCAGAATAAGATGTACTTAAAACTTAAGTCTTTAGTTTAGGCGGTATAGGCTGGACTACCCctaaaaaaacattaacaaaattgaactttaaatgaccgatcggggaaaatgtggataaaatgtttttttcccctgcctgcccccccccccccccccattggcggcggagcagaggattatattttgtgtttggggggggACGCAACAATAGATATGTATTGTTGCgtcgtccccccccccaaacacaaaagataatcctctgctccgctgccaatgccccccccccccccattgacaAAAGCTATCATGAtattcactttttttctctttttttggttgtcaaatttaaaccagCCGCACTCGCTGcatgttaaaaaataatcatttcccTGACTCAATTAATCTAATCTAAGGATTTTACTCCAATCATCATAGCTGAAAAATATGTCGATCAGTGCTGCCAAATTTTatgacccccaccccctctatGTCCTGGCAGTCTATAGTATGCCTTTTGTCCCCACCCCAAGTTGTTGCAGATATACCCATTtcgttctgaaaaaaaatgagagtagAAAATTGGATAAAGTAGATTAAAACCTATAGAAAAATAGATAAGTAAATCAATGAATAAGTGAATAAACGAATGAATAAGTaaggacaaaagaaaaaaaacgacaaaataaagaagagagaaataaagctaaagaaagaaaaaggaagagataGGAGTATAGAAAAGATACACTTGacccttattttttgtttgtaaaaatGTTTACAAAATTTAGTTTTGGTCAAAATGCTACGAGTGGGGTAGTAGCTCTTTGATTAGCAGGCGAAATAGCTGCGCCCGCTAGAGCAGCATGTGGCGCCTccgtagtctgctgtgcaaacccttcaatCGAggtaagggtctgaatgtgcagcctactcatgccttgtgtactacTGAAGGCTGTATTGTAATAGCAAGTTTTgtcttagacagctggcagccgtctgtttcgaggagtttttcaacatttttttattttttaaatttctcatatgtatttggtgagtggagccaacgtagttcagcggaacaaccaacataacagagaccgaagcttttggtctagtttTGTCTGTGCTATAGTCTTTGCGTGGAAGAACACTTGTTGATCTAAGACTACACATGCATATGTGCAGCCGCTTAATGCGGTTTTGTACAGCCCACCAACTCGAAACTGAGGCCTGCTACTGAACTTCGATGAGAGCCTTTTGAGTTTAAGGAGCTTGCAGCCTAAAAATCTAAAGCCGAACGTTAAGGGATTTTAAATTCAGCCAAATCATTGGAGTTCGAGTTAGTACCGGTATGATGGTGAGCTTGTAATTGAAGTTGTAATGAAATTTAATCGCGtggttaacatggttaagtTTCAATTAAGGGGTCGCACAGCCAATCTTGCTTTATGACTGGGATTTAGCTCTTATGCAAATCGAATGAATGTATCACAGAGTTATGATAACCTTATGGAATACCAGTTTACAAAAATTGCATGCACTGGTTATGGTAATGGCCTGTTCTGCCTCATGTGCGTGCAGTGTGCTTACATATTACATAGCAAGTCGGATCCAGCTAAACAAAACAGTTAGTTAAATGCaggtccaggattttccaaaaagggggggggcacatttttccatcaaggaaaaatttgacaagataaaaaaggtttttaaccaaaaggcaaaaattaaggatatttcatccctgaaaatatttgacaagcaaaaaaaaagggtcttcagaCTTCacttcactttcaaaagttgAAAAGGGGCGGCACATTTCTGtcttaacggcatttttacattataacatgtaattttgcttctcaaaaggggggcatgggccggctgtgcccccccccccccccgatccacAAGTGGTTAAATGCATATCTACCGGGTTTGAGAAAGTGGATGagtagtatacccagttgttgtgtgtccggacaggttgtgtgtccggacgatcaattttagaaagtcatttggaaaaaattacaagcgaagtttcatcaaattttagtacaaaattttagaaaatattatagagaacaaaatagaagatgattacaactattgaattcatatttttagtgtaatcttaagacaaaaaagaaggcttcaaaaatataaagtgtccggacacccgatcccccatcctatagtggaaatatttttgtccgaGGTCATGGAGGTTGGTTCGGTAATGACTATTTTTCCTGAGGGGCGCGTGCCCCAAGGGAAAATAGTAACATTGGTGGACCAACCGaggaaaaaatatttccactacactttcaaaagaaacacccggtatatttgttttatatccatTCCCTTCCATaattaaagtttaaaaaaatattggtaatctaTCTAGTCCTAATTGGCCCATCTCCATGATCTGGACAAAATCTAGATCTATCGGCTTAGCTCTAATTTAAGCAAAAATTGGCTTATCACTCTATGCCAGGCGGTTCCTGAATAAACTGCGCGGCCACCGTCGGCTTCCAAGCATCAATCAGCTCTGGGTGGTTTGGTGTTGCGTGGCGCGGTGGCTGTGCTAGTGAGATTGATCTAACATTAATAATTCCACTTACCGGTTGTGAAGGTTGTGAACTAACCctgctgaaataaaatcaagCAGCCCGAATCATTTTGAGCATACAGATTCATTGTAATCAAGCAAGACATGATTTCACATTGACAGTTACATACtaagttacatgtatttattggAGAGTTTGTGATTCAGCTAGCATTGCATTTTACCTGTGTTGATTGCGCTGCGCTCAGCGTTCCCTTGATAAAGCGTTTGCACCGTTGCATCACTAGACTTGCCCAATGGAGGCAGTCCGTCGTGCGCTGTGCCCGAGTGATTTCGAGGTTTTCAGTCGGAcgcaaaatagtaaaaaaaactaTTCTACTCTGACGTCACAAACTTTTTTTATCTCCGATGAATTGAATTTTTCTGGTCAAATTATGATTAGGGACATGAAGGGCTCTCGACCAATCAAATAGCAACAAATTTAATTTTCAGTATTAAGggatataatttgtattataaatctacatgtatatactttcCATTTGCCTTATCATGAAATAAGTCACCTCTCTTGTCGGTGTGTGTGCACTTATTttgtacaaagtcaatgaaGTCACCAACGCTGACAAAATAAACGGCAGTGAATGGACTGGTGACTTAACCCTaaatgatctcggccgtcgaccacgcgatcgcgacgaaaattggcacgtgcattacccatggcataatctccaagactgtaggatcaacttttccgaaaaatctcataattcattaattatgctaatttatgcgtaaaatcaaagatttgctctaattaactaaataaggaCTCTAAACTGCTAAattttattcacagactctttgaaggattctgatcaaatgtacttttcttatgtattttattgtttttcaaatttcttatgtatttctttgtttttagactttttttttttttttttttcaatggaaatcgtccgctactttatttttaccataaacaagatgaaattaattgagtgtgattagtaaaattgaaaataatgatacatttatgaattttggctaaaaacacaatttgcattggaattgtacacaaattcacgtttttgagcaatttcgggtcgacatgcacttacaaaatgttgcgtaatttcggaaccacatacccgggcgtcgcaaatttggtctcaaaagttgcacaagacttgaaagaaaaaagtcataaaacggcgcggcgccagcttttcgcgttacagattgatcgcgaaaaatgtcgaggggggctgaatcagcccccccccccccagtcttatGCAGTTtcatgcacatcatcatgaatattcattaggtgggctgatgatgtcacatccctactttcctttttcttacagagtatgttattacatgaaataataaatgtattgtttttttatgtgttaatgatgtgtctccattatgatgaaataacttgtggcaataaataactaatgcacttcagttgtcaatccaattgtttcagttattggtagaaaatttttgaataaacctaatttcatataataaaatacaaaagaacaagttgggatatgacatcatcagcccacctaatgaatattcataaagacatgcctagaactgttcaccagaataatgcaaatctttacaATTCAATagcttcgttatttgttatctgattttgatcaaattttcggcattttgctttgtgaattttagtctattatctccagcctggaccatccctttaactttatgaatggctttatgaaacacccacctggctcACACACACAGGGGAGTGACAATGATCAGGGCCCCCCGTAACACAGAGattagcgattgattgctaatataataataataaaggcatATTTagtttacccagggtagccacttcagttctgaaaactgttctcccagcgggccctgctattattaccccggcttgagcacggctaccttgatcaggcgctcgagcattcaaggaatttcttcctaccggttacccattcatctcacctgaaaatatgaaagatCAATTCTAATTGGTTCCTAGTCTAATGAGTAAAATatgcatgcaacgatgatcttgataggccatttcatttagggagattccatgctagaaaatttggccattttcacaacatttttcaacctgctgtccaaacgaacgaagaacttcaatttgctttgtggtaatattaaagtactactgTGTAGTACTTTAATGCAAAAaaactgacaaccaacaaaaatatgtcgTCCATAGGTGAATTATAGTTTAAAATGTTGCATGTCGTACAGGACATTTctgcgtcccgtacgacacacagcattttcacctataatttacccataatcaattattttgtgttggttattagtttttcacatgactacccactatagctttatcattgacaaaaaagaatattttattgctcaagcattcggcAAGGAATctagaaattgttgtcaaaatgttccgcacgacacgtatggaatcgccctttAGCgtttaatcgctaacctttgtgttacagggccctGATCGGTTTTGGGACTAATGAAATCAGTTTTCACAATAAAGCTGTCGGGAGGGCAAgccaattttgtattttaaaaagaaagaaaaaaatactttagaACCACTGTTTCTgttttatggtaactcccgtaggaactagGCAGGAAAGCGTTTTgatggtaaacgccaagctggtatataaccaattacctaggaaacatctTGGGCGAGTTGCAGAGGGATTTACCTTTAACGTGGCCAATCAAGCACAAGTCCCAAGTTGAAAGGATAAAAATAAAGTTGCTTTTGATAGATTTTTGGAGTTGCATTTGATTTCACGTCTTTCTTGCAACAGGCCCCCAGATGAGGTTTGTGGGTCAAATGATCAAGAGGTCATGGTTCAAGCCAGGTCACATGAGATccaatgaatagataaattaaaattttattcTTGTTTTGATGAATGGAATTTTTTAGGATTACAATTTGATTAGATTCTACTtgaatattcaatttatttcagatCTGGTATTGGTGTGAGCATAAGTTTGAATCTGTTAGTAGTCAAGTATCCATCCATTTTTGTTAGAGAAAAGTGCATTGATGATAATTGTTCTTCCTTCTGTATTGTCTTTTTCTATTTCCATAGTATGAGAGGCACCCATAGAAACAAGCCAAACTTCACCATCGTTGACAGGAGGGCAATCCTTGAAGTATGTCATCTAACTCAAGCTGTTGGGAAACTGATTCAGATTAAGCAGGTGACTTATCTTCCTTGATTTTAAGGTGTGTGGGTCAAAGGATCAAGAGTTCTTTGTTCAATGTCACAATGAGATCCAATGgataaattttaattttattctttGTTGATGAATGGAAATTAGGCTAACAATATGATTGGattgtgaaaattaatgaaaattgtCCTTGTTGAATATCCAATGTATTCCAGATCTGGTACTGGTGGGAGCATAAAGTTTGAATCTGGTTAGTTGTCAAGTATCCATCCACTTTTGTTAAAGAAAAGTGCATTGATGATAATTATTCTTCCTCTATTGTCTTTTTCTATTTCCATAGTGTAAGAGGCACCCAGAGAAACTAGCCAAACTCCACCATCGTTGACAGGAGGACAATCCTTAATATATGTCATCTAACTCAAGCTATTGGGAAACTGAGTCAGATCAAGCAGGTGACTTATCTTCTTTGATTTTAAATGGAagagtacatgtagatgaagaAATGTTGAAAGGTTATGCAAAAGATGGCCAAATTGATTCACCAGACAAAGAGGGTAAAACCCCACTGATGATAGCATGCTTGCATGGTCTTCCAGGAACTGTTCAGTCCTTATTAGCAGATGGGGCTGACCCTAACTCCAGGAATGCCACTGACGGTAATACCCTGCTCCATTATGCTTGTATGGTAGTTGGAAAAACGGAAGGGGATTCTTTGTCTGGAAAATATTATCGTCCATCAAACTGGATGGCAGCTAAGCTTGCAATTACCAAGCTGCTTGTTAATCTTGGAGCAGAAATTCTTCAGGAAAATGAGGATGGATGGATCCCTGCATATGTAGCTTCATTGTACCGCCTGACGGACGTTGTTGACTTCCTCATATCGATGGATGATGTATGTTGGGAGGTCAAGATAAGGGCAAATGAAATAATGGGAGTTTCTCATGTTGCTTTGGATGATCAATACAACTTTCAGAATGCATTCTATCCTTTTTCAAAAGCCATATCCTACCAGAAACAGTCTGGTCTCCCCGAACCACAATCAGGAACCTCAAAACTTGCAGAATGTGTTTCCAAAACCTCCCTGAAAGAATGCCGAACACACCAAGAAATCACATCGATCAAAGAGTCGAGAGTTGCTTTGATGGTGCATGCCTTTCTGCTTGGGGAGAGGCTTTTTCCCGATCAGCTAAAGAAGAAGTATCTCTACCCACTCATGGCCAGATTCGGAGTTGAGTTGATGTTTGATAAGCAAATGTACAAGGAAGGCTTCCAAATATTGTCTTGTGCCCTTGTGTTGGAGCAGAGAGGTGAATTGAGGTTAGGAACATTAGCCTCACACCTGGCTCAAAAAAGTGGATCATTTCAAGGAGTATTTACTATTAGATCTGGAAAACGAGTGCCAGTACATGAATTCTGTCAGGGTGCAAGGCAGCTGTTGCATTCTTATGCATCCACTCTGCATGAGGCTCCAATAAACTCAATACTACAGAATAAGAAAACAATCATTGAAAGCTTCGGTGGAATACTGTTCAACGAAACATTCTATTGCTCAAACATTGAAATCTTGAAGTCCATATTTCAGGCTGTAGAGAAGTCACTGAGGGTCATCCAGGGTAGAGTTCTGATGGAAGCTCCAGAGAAGTATCAAGAGATGCCTTCAGTAATCTTCAAAATGATGGAACTCTTGGGTGATGTCTTTGACAGAAAACCCAATTCAAATCTACTTAGAGTGAAGTTCGTAATATCAAAGATCCTGTTCTATGATAATGTTTCATATAAGGACAGACATGGATCCAACATTCTCCACCTATTAGCATACTGTGGCGATGCAAGTAGGTACATCAAGTACCTTAGGGATCTTGCCAGGATCATTGTACGTCATGGATGTCCAGTAGATGTtctgaatgatgatggtgaaaccCCTCGAAGCCTCTTGGAAAATGACGTTTATGGTGGCCGTGATTTTCTAACATTATTGAGCCCGCCAACAACAGTAATGCGCCTAGAGGAACTGGCCATCAGAACAATCTTACTGCACCATATCAATTACAGGGACACACTTCCTCCAAGTTTGTGTGGGATGATAGAAGGCAGCACTGAGGAATGCGATTTAGAAAGAGTTGGTGACTACTGTGAGGATGTCAGCGAGGATGATAGCGAGGATTTTAGTGACAATAGTGAGGACGAGGATTACAGTGAGTGGACAAGTGATTAGGTACCTTGTCAAAAGCCAGAGCTACTAGAGTCTTTCCTTCAGAAATCCCACAAGCAgcttttcatttcaaatcatcACAGACAAAATAATGGTGAAAGCTGCTACTGCCTGGAGAACGGGATTCTTGCTAAAAGACTCCGCTCAAACTTTTGACAAGATACCTTAGAATGAGAGGGCAAGTGGGATGAAAGAAGATGGGGATTAGAGTAAACCCTATCTAGACCTGGGGGGGGATGGCCTCAGAGGCCATCCTGCTCAAACTTTTGACAAGATACCTTAGAATGAGAGGGCAAGTGGGATGAAAGAAGATGGGGATTAGAGTAAACCCTATCTAGacctgggggggatggcctCAGAGGCCATCCTGCTCAAACTTTTGACAAGATACCTTAGAATGAGAGGGCAAGTGGGATGAAAGAAGATGGGGATCAGAGTTAACCCTATCTAGACCTGGTAGGTGATGGCCTCAGAGGCCCCCTCAACTttttcgcgcgatattttcggaaTGCGATAAGCTCTCACTACGATGTTTTGTGACTTTCCTTCAATGTCTAGCATCTTTTGAGACCTACCTTGCGACGCCCGGGTTTGCGCTTTCGAAATTACACATTTTGCAAGTTcatgtcagaccccaaattgctcaaaaacatgattttgtgtacTAAGTCAGTggaatgtatgattatttttacttttgctgATTTAAAAGGATTTATTTTTGCTATTCATGATCGCAAGagtcccgacaaagttcattgaaaaaacaatgaaaaataaaaggtaaaaaaaacaagaaatacatATAAAGAAATTACAAATACCATACATAAGATATTGATCAGATATTGCAATTCTTTTCCCTGTACATTTGCTAAAAACATTTGAGAGTTTCTAAACTAAAAATTAggacatttggagctttatttacaGAGATTAagcaaaagtatgattttgcacactaatttttgcataaataagcgtaattaatagcaattttcatgaaataactaacCATAGCCTACTATGTCTCAGGCAACGTGCGGTCGACAGCCATATGATCTCCCAGAATACCCCGGCCAAGATACTGTAGGGTTAAAAGAAGAGTGAGGATTTGAGTGAAAGGAGAACTGAGGTGATTGAAGGCTATGATTAAAACATGTCAATGCCCTtgaatgttttttatttatgtgtGTATTTTTAGGGGAATTTTGTTGTTTATCTTATTCTATTGGTGAACAATTTTGGTTTGGGAAAAAAtactgtcatattttttttatatcctacatgtacatgtattatgattggttcatatctacatgtagctgtgataatgaaaagaaaatgcccatgaagataattttgtatGACGCGATGGGATTGTGCACAATT encodes the following:
- the LOC129284181 gene encoding uncharacterized protein LOC129284181 isoform X3 translates to MSSNSSYWETESDQAGDLSSLILNGRVHVDEEMLKGYAKDGQIDSPDKEGKTPLMIACLHGLPGTVQSLLADGADPNSRNATDGNTLLHYACMVVGKTEGDSLSGKYYRPSNWMAAKLAITKLLVNLGAEILQENEDGWIPAYVASLYRLTDVVDFLISMDDVCWEVKIRANEIMGVSHVALDDQYNFQNAFYPFSKAISYQKQSGLPEPQSGTSKLAECVSKTSLKECRTHQEITSIKESRVALMVHAFLLGERLFPDQLKKKYLYPLMARFGVELMFDKQMYKEGFQILSCALVLEQRGELRLGTLASHLAQKSGSFQGVFTIRSGKRVPVHEFCQGARQLLHSYASTLHEAPINSILQNKKTIIESFGGILFNETFYCSNIEILKSIFQAVEKSLRVIQGRVLMEAPEKYQEMPSVIFKMMELLGDVFDRKPNSNLLRVKFVISKILFYDNVSYKDRHGSNILHLLAYCGDASRYIKYLRDLARIIVRHGCPVDVLNDDGETPRSLLENDVYGGRDFLTLLSPPTTVMRLEELAIRTILLHHINYRDTLPPSLCGMIEGSTEECDLERVGDYCEDVSEDDSEDFSDNSEDEDYSEWTSD
- the LOC129284181 gene encoding uncharacterized protein LOC129284181 isoform X2, with the translated sequence MSSNSSYWETESDQAGDLSSLILNGRVHVDEEMLKGYAKDGQIDSPDKEGKTPLMIACLHGLPGTVQSLLADGADPNSRNATDGNTLLHYACMVVGKTEGDSLSGKYYRPSNWMAAKLAITKLLVNLGAEILQENEDGWIPAYVASLYRLTDVVDFLISMDDVCWEVKIRANEIMGVSHVALDDQYNFQNAFYPFSKAISYQKQSGLPEPQSGTSKLAECVSKTSLKECRTHQEITSIKESRVALMVHAFLLGERLFPDQLKKKYLYPLMARFGVELMFDKQMYKEGFQILSCALVLEQRGELRLGTLASHLAQKSGSFQGVFTIRSGKRVPVHEFCQGARQLLHSYASTLHEAPINSILQNKKTIIESFGGILFNETFYCSNIEILKSIFQAVEKSLRVIQGRVLMEAPEKYQEMPSVIFKMMELLGDVFDRKPNSNLLRVKFVISKILFYDNVSYKDRHGSNILHLLAYCGDASRYIKYLRDLARIIVRHGCPVDVLNDDGETPRSLLENDVYGGRDFLTLLSPPTTVMRLEELAIRTILLHHINYRDTLPPSLCGMIEGSTEECDLERVGDYCEDVSEDDSEDFSDNSEDEDYTYIM